The following is a genomic window from Nitrososphaerota archaeon.
CACGAATTGGACGGCGTCGTCGGAGACATGGACGCAGTTCTGGCGGAAGCGGGGGCTTCTGGAGAGCATCGCGGCGCCGTAAACGGTGAGGGCAAAGGCTCCATTGGCCTTAACGGTGGCGAAGAGCATCCCTTCGTGGTGCACGAGCTTCACTCTCCCAGACCTCCGTGAGAAATACAAGCGAAAGCCCTGGCGTGGTAGGACTCGGCTCACCCCCTCCCCGAACAGGTAGTCTACCATGAGGGATAGCCTCCTAATATCAGAGGGTAGGCTCAACGCGGGAGCCGGGCAGCGGGACAATAAAAGCGCGGTCGCATCCTCGTAAGCGTTCATCTAGGCATTTGGCGCGGGGCAAGGCGATGACCCCCATGAGCATCAAAGTGCTGCGGCTCGGTCAGAGGTATGTCCGGGACGACAGGACCCTCACCCACCTGTGCCTCGTCTCAAGAGCCATGGGGGCGGAGTGCATCTACCTCGAAGATGCTGAGAAGGACGTCACGGCCACCCTTGAGGAAGTGAACAGGACCTGGGGAGGCGACTTCCGGGCGGTGTTGGGGAGGCCATGGAGAGAGGTAATCAAGGAGGCAAAGAGGGAAGGCAGACGTGTGGTCCACCTCACCATGTACGGGATACCCATACAGGAAGCAGTCGTACAGCTGAGGGGTCTGGACAAGGTCCTGCTGGTAGTCGGGGGACCCAAGGTCCCTGGGAAGATGTATCACGAGGCTGACTTCAACGTCGCCGTGACCTCCCAACCCCACTCTGAGGTCGCGGCCCTGGCTATAGCCCTGCATGAGATGCAGTCCGGAGAAGAGCTTAAGAGGACGTTTGAAAAAAGTAAACTAAGAATCTTGCCAACCCCTCGGGGCAAGAAGGTTGTAGAAAATTGAAAATCGAATATGAAGATACCTTTGTGAAGGTAGCGGGACTCATCGGGGGTCCTGATTACATCAGGGTGGCTAGGGCGCTGCTCAACAATGAGAACGCGACCGACGAAGAGATCGCGTCGGCTACGGGGCTCAAGATAAAGACGGTCAGGAAGGCGCTCTATGATCTATTCGGCCGCAGCCTGATCACGGGCGTCAGGGTGAGGGACCCGAAGAGGGGATGGTTCGTCTACAGGTGGAAGGCCCAGAGAGACCAGACTGATGGCTTCATCCAGACCCAGAGGAGAAAGGTGCTGAACAGGCTGAGGCAGCGGCTCGAGTACGAAGAGCTGCACGAGTTCTACCATTGCGGGACGCCCACCTGCCTGACCAGGACCTTCGAGGACGCCATGGAGAACTTCTTCAAGTGTCCCACCTGCGGGAAAGCGCTCAACAGGCTGGACAACACGGAGCTAAAGGACGCCCTTCGGTGGAAGATCAACCAACTGGATGAGGAACTGTCCAAGTGATCCCCTCCGAAGAGGAGGCGGTCGCGCTTCACAGGAAGCACGGCAGCGACGAGAGAATAATCCGCCATTGCGAAGCGGTGGCCTGGGTCGCCAGGGTTCTCGCCGAAGAGTTCGAGCGCGGCGGGAGGAAGGTCGACGGGAAGGCGGTAATCGCCGCTGCGGCGCTGCATGATATCGGCAGGTCTCAAGTCCAGACAGTCAGACATGGGGTCGAAGGCGCTGAAATCGCGAAGAACGAGGGAGTCGACGCCAGAGTGGTGGAGATTATTAGGAGACATGTGGGGGCAGGAATCTCGGCCGAGGAAGCGAAGGACTTGGGGCTCCCGGACTTCGACTACATCCCGAGGACCGTGGAGGAGAGGATAGTCTGCTTCGCGGACAAGCTGGTAGATGGGGACAAGGTGAGGCCGTTCGAGGCGGAGGTGCACAGGTTCGTCGCCAAGAAGCACGATGTAGCCAGGCTCATGAGACTGAAACGAGAGCTCCAAGAAGAGCTAGGCGAAGACCCGGAAAAGGTCGTGTTCGACAAGATAAAATAATCATGGGCGATACGGCCGAAGGTTGGCCTCATGCGTCTGCAAGGTTTGCAGGCACAAAGACTACGAAAGCTGTTCGAAGTGCACGTGCTGCAAGTACCAGCGGGCGGCCTGCATACAGGTGCAGGTCTAGCGACCTGCAGGCAAGACTTAAGGGATAACCGTTAGGAGGCTTCTTTAGCGAGGTGGGGAAGCCAGACCCCCTGTGGGGGTAAGGATCATCCCGGCGGGCTCATAACCCGCAGAGCGGAGATCGGGCGAGAGCTCGACCGTGCGTTCAAAAGGGGAGTGATCCCCTGAAATTCCTCCCCTCGCTATCTCTCACCACTCTCGCTACGCATTTTACAACCCCTTTCGAGGGTGGATATGTTTGACCGGCGATTCTACGAAGTCAGTCCATGGAGGGGAACGCCTCGACCCTCAGACAGGCTCGCTGACCGTCCCGATCTATGAGACATCCACCTTCGGATTTTCGAGGGCCGAAGACGTCCCCGTGGCCGTCGCCGGCTCAGGAGAGAAGGGGTACACCTACTCCAGGTGGGACAATCCGACGGTGGTGGCTCTGGAGAAGAAACTGGCCGTCTTCGAGCGCGGTGGCGCCGGCGCTGCCTTCTCGTCCGGGATGGCCGCCATTACCACTGCTGTCTTCGCATTCTTGAAGAAGGGGGCGCACATCCTGGCGATAAGAGACCTCTATGGCGGCACCTTCGGACTCCTCAACGACATCCTCCCTGAGCTCGGCTTCCAAACCGACTTGGTGGACACCACCGACCATGGGGCCCTCGAAAGGGGGCTGAAGAAGAGCACCAGGATCGTCTACATCGAAAGTCCGACCAACCCAACGCTGAAGGTGGTCGACATTGCGAAGGCTGCGAAACTGGCGCACTCCAACGGAGCGCTCCTCATGGTGGACAACACCTTCGCGTCTCCCATCAACCAGAACCCCTTAGACCTGGGGGCTGACGTGGTGCTGCACAGTGCCACCAAGTATCTGAACGGCCATGCGGACCTTATCGCGGGCGCCGCTGTAGCAAGCAAGGGTGACATACAGAGAATTAAGACGATGAGGCGCGATTTCGGCGGGACCCTTGACCCCCTCCCGGCCTGGCTCATCCTCCGAGGGATGAAGACCATGGCAATCAGGGTGAGACAACAGAACGCGAACGCTATGGCGCTGGCCGAGTTTCTGTCGAACCATAGAAAGGTCGAGGCCGTGCACTACCCGGGCCTCCGGAACCACCCCCAGCACCTGCTGGCGAAGAAGCAGATGAGGGGGTTCGGCGGGATGCTGAGCTTCGTGATCAAGGGGACCACGAGAGATGCAATGCGTTTCACAGAGTCGGTGAAGGTCGCGACGCTAGCCGCGAGCCTTGGCGGGGTGGAGACCCTGGTCTCTCAGCCCTACAACATGACGCATACTCAGATGTCAGCCAAGGAAAGGGCGAAGACCGGTATCCCCGACACGCTGGTCAGGGTCTCCGTAGGGATAGAGGATTTGGACGACCTGATTGGGGACTTCAGACAGGCGCTGGCTGCATCGGGGTCCTGAGCCATCCTCCGACCGCTTCCGACTCCCTATACGCCTCGCGACCGTACCTGATTAGGGGCTTCGTCAGGTGCCTGTTCGCTCTGGGGGAAGATATGTAGGTCCCCTCCGGCAGCCCGCAGCTCGCCGAGGTCACCTCGAGTTTCTCCAGATTGAGGACCCTCGGGTGCAGGGATGTGGGCCTCCTGACACCGCCGTAGGCGCGGACCCTGTCCCCCGGCTTTAGAAGCCTGACGGATCGCCTGAGGTCCCCTGTGGGCTCGTAGGCAGCAGCCAGACGCCGTTCCCCTTCCACGTCCAGCGTGACATATGTATGGCCCCCCTGACCAACCTCCACCCGCTCGACTTTCCCTTCTGCCCACCCCGACGAATAGGCCTTCCAGTTGAGGGGCTTCCCCAAGTGCGCGTCAGTGTGCTGGTTGGACGCATACACCATGTGGCCCTCGAGCGGCTCCCCGGAGACCAGCGCCTCGAGGGCCCTTAACACGTTCGTCGGCGAGTCCCCCCTCACCCCGGCGAAGACAGGATCTGGGCCATGGGGGGCCACTAGGGCCTTCTTCTTCTGGTGGTCGTAACTGTTGAAGGTGTGCGGAAACATCCGGATGTCCATCTCCTTCACCGACGAGCTGTCGATGAGGCGTCTGGTCCCCCAGTGGTCCCTCCTGCGGTAGGCGATGCATTCGTAGGTGTGGTCGAAGCGCTCGTCGAACCCGAAAGACGCTGCAGCCCCGACGAGCCCCATCCCGTTCCCAAGCTCGAAAGACCTCGCTCCGACCTCCTTCAGGAGCTTCCTCACTCTGCAGGGGTTGACGACGCCCGTTAGAGCGTCGAGGTAGAGCGGCTCGAACGATTTCGCCTTCGAAGGGTCGTCTAGGAAGACCATCCCCGAGTTCGCCCCACCTTCGACGTCTGAGAACTCCTCCACCTTCGCAGACAGCGCGGCGAAGGCGACTTCGGCGTCGGAAGCTTCCACCGTAAAACAGACAGCGGCGTTCCCTCGGGTCTTGAAAGGGATGTTGGGGTTGAGCCTGACCAGCCTTGGATACGGCAGAACGGTGACGGCAGGTGGGAGATCGACGGCGATGCGGTAGGCAAGGTATGTAGTGCAGTAACCCCGCGAGGAATCAGTGTCGTCGATGCCTACTAGGAACCGCATGCCCGTCGGACCATATCTCACGATTATTTGAGGATAGGATAATCGCGCTACGCGTCGACGACGATCATGGTGAGGGTGCTCCTCACTTTGTCAAGGCGGCGTATGCTCCAAGTGATGGTCTCCTTGACCTTCTCCATAGTATCGGCCTCGACCCGGGCGACAATGTCGTAGACCCCGTAGACGACGTAAACCTCTTTGACGTTGGGGATCTCGCGGAGCTTCTTGAGGAGGTCCTCCTCAGCCCCAAGGTCGGCGTTTACTAGCACAAAAGCCTGGGGGATTTTCGGTCACTTCCTCTGCCTCCCCTTGTACCGTGTGCCGTAATAACCATTTGCCCCCTTATCAAGTCCCAGAGCGTAGCTGTATCTGCAGAGTAGTCCCTAGCTACGAGTTGCAGACCATCTCTACGAGGATGGTACCGCTAACTTCTCGGACACCCCTTCAACCGTGTTCTTCACCATGTCGGGCGCGGTGAGCGACAGAAGGTCGGTCAACGACATGCACGTGACCAGTTCTGTCAGGTTTTCCATTGCGAGTGCCTAGTGGGCAGCGATGCAAGGAAGGCGCGAATATCAACGCGTCGTGGCTTATCAGCTTCATCCCTGGAGGGGCGCTGCTCTCTCACCGACACCACCTTAAGGGGGCAACATCTGGCCTGAAGTGGACATGCTCGGGGTTTTCGCTCTTGAGATGGGCCAGGACGACCCCACCAAGTGCACAGCGCGGAAGATGATCAATATGGATTTGGCGAGGGCGGTGAGCAGGAAGTTCCACGCGTCAGACAAGACCATTGTCCTCAACCCCTTCGCCCACCGGGTACTCTCCCCACCTGACAGGGTGGCCAAGAGCGTACTTGTGGTGGACGCGTCGTGGAACCAAGCCCAGGAGGTCTTCTTCAGGAAGCTCGGAGGGAAGCATAGGAGGCTCCCCATCCTCCTGGCAGGGAACCCGACCAATTATTCGAGGGCCGGAGTGCTGAGCTCACTCGAGGCCGTGGCGGCGACCATGTACATCCTCGGAGAAGTGGAAGAGGCATCACGATACCTGAGCATCTACAAATGGGGCCCCACCTTTCTGGCCCTGAATGAGGAGCCGCTGGAGGAGTACCGAAAGTCGCGGACCGAAGGGAAAGTCATTAGGGCACAAAGGGAGTACTTCCCTCAACTCTTCGAGCCCGAGTCGTTTCGCCAGGCGGATTGAGTCTTCTCGTAATCCCCGTTCGATTGTGGTACCTCTACACCTCCCCGATAAATGCACCAGCCGCGTCTAGGCCTGTATTCATC
Proteins encoded in this region:
- a CDS encoding PLP-dependent transferase translates to MTGDSTKSVHGGERLDPQTGSLTVPIYETSTFGFSRAEDVPVAVAGSGEKGYTYSRWDNPTVVALEKKLAVFERGGAGAAFSSGMAAITTAVFAFLKKGAHILAIRDLYGGTFGLLNDILPELGFQTDLVDTTDHGALERGLKKSTRIVYIESPTNPTLKVVDIAKAAKLAHSNGALLMVDNTFASPINQNPLDLGADVVLHSATKYLNGHADLIAGAAVASKGDIQRIKTMRRDFGGTLDPLPAWLILRGMKTMAIRVRQQNANAMALAEFLSNHRKVEAVHYPGLRNHPQHLLAKKQMRGFGGMLSFVIKGTTRDAMRFTESVKVATLAASLGGVETLVSQPYNMTHTQMSAKERAKTGIPDTLVRVSVGIEDLDDLIGDFRQALAASGS
- a CDS encoding DUF367 family protein yields the protein MLGVFALEMGQDDPTKCTARKMINMDLARAVSRKFHASDKTIVLNPFAHRVLSPPDRVAKSVLVVDASWNQAQEVFFRKLGGKHRRLPILLAGNPTNYSRAGVLSSLEAVAATMYILGEVEEASRYLSIYKWGPTFLALNEEPLEEYRKSRTEGKVIRAQREYFPQLFEPESFRQAD
- a CDS encoding tRNA (cytidine(56)-2'-O)-methyltransferase, which translates into the protein MTPMSIKVLRLGQRYVRDDRTLTHLCLVSRAMGAECIYLEDAEKDVTATLEEVNRTWGGDFRAVLGRPWREVIKEAKREGRRVVHLTMYGIPIQEAVVQLRGLDKVLLVVGGPKVPGKMYHEADFNVAVTSQPHSEVAALAIALHEMQSGEELKRTFEKSKLRILPTPRGKKVVEN
- a CDS encoding DUF1743 domain-containing protein — encoded protein: MRFLVGIDDTDSSRGYCTTYLAYRIAVDLPPAVTVLPYPRLVRLNPNIPFKTRGNAAVCFTVEASDAEVAFAALSAKVEEFSDVEGGANSGMVFLDDPSKAKSFEPLYLDALTGVVNPCRVRKLLKEVGARSFELGNGMGLVGAAASFGFDERFDHTYECIAYRRRDHWGTRRLIDSSSVKEMDIRMFPHTFNSYDHQKKKALVAPHGPDPVFAGVRGDSPTNVLRALEALVSGEPLEGHMVYASNQHTDAHLGKPLNWKAYSSGWAEGKVERVEVGQGGHTYVTLDVEGERRLAAAYEPTGDLRRSVRLLKPGDRVRAYGGVRRPTSLHPRVLNLEKLEVTSASCGLPEGTYISSPRANRHLTKPLIRYGREAYRESEAVGGWLRTPMQPAPV
- a CDS encoding HDIG domain-containing protein, which produces MIPSEEEAVALHRKHGSDERIIRHCEAVAWVARVLAEEFERGGRKVDGKAVIAAAALHDIGRSQVQTVRHGVEGAEIAKNEGVDARVVEIIRRHVGAGISAEEAKDLGLPDFDYIPRTVEERIVCFADKLVDGDKVRPFEAEVHRFVAKKHDVARLMRLKRELQEELGEDPEKVVFDKIK
- a CDS encoding transcription factor; the encoded protein is MKIEYEDTFVKVAGLIGGPDYIRVARALLNNENATDEEIASATGLKIKTVRKALYDLFGRSLITGVRVRDPKRGWFVYRWKAQRDQTDGFIQTQRRKVLNRLRQRLEYEELHEFYHCGTPTCLTRTFEDAMENFFKCPTCGKALNRLDNTELKDALRWKINQLDEELSK
- a CDS encoding Lrp/AsnC ligand binding domain-containing protein, which translates into the protein MPQAFVLVNADLGAEEDLLKKLREIPNVKEVYVVYGVYDIVARVEADTMEKVKETITWSIRRLDKVRSTLTMIVVDA